One Gordonia sp. SID5947 genomic region harbors:
- a CDS encoding squalene/phytoene synthase family protein: MRLGRTAESATPAFRHYDEVAAQSAALVIRSYSSSFGLASRLLAPPIRRDVHNIYALVRLADEIVDAPRPEQSVEQRRHALDALAADVAAALASGWSTNLVVHAFARTARRTGIDDALVDPFFTSMRADLDCTVHDENSLAAYIYGSAEVVGLMCVHAFLAEQPHRKARYDQLAPGARRLGAAFQKINFLRDLAQDDHDLGRRYLIGLEADHPSRDAWTRWLDDIDGDLTAAARAIPLLPGGTRVAVCTVHDLFAELARRLRATPPEVACRTRVRVSTPAKARIAAAATMRRGVPSTAGPAA; encoded by the coding sequence ATGCGCCTGGGCCGAACCGCCGAGTCGGCGACGCCCGCCTTCCGCCACTACGACGAGGTGGCCGCGCAGAGCGCCGCACTCGTCATCCGCTCCTACTCGAGTTCGTTCGGACTCGCCTCGCGACTCCTTGCGCCCCCGATCCGACGCGACGTCCACAACATCTACGCACTCGTCCGCCTGGCCGACGAGATCGTCGACGCCCCACGACCCGAGCAATCCGTCGAGCAACGTCGCCACGCGCTCGACGCACTCGCCGCCGATGTGGCCGCAGCGCTGGCCTCGGGCTGGAGCACCAACCTCGTGGTGCATGCGTTCGCCCGGACCGCACGCCGCACCGGGATCGACGACGCACTCGTCGATCCGTTCTTCACATCGATGCGAGCCGACCTCGACTGCACCGTCCACGACGAGAACAGCCTCGCCGCCTACATCTACGGTTCCGCGGAGGTCGTCGGATTGATGTGTGTCCACGCATTTTTGGCAGAGCAGCCACACCGCAAGGCGCGCTATGACCAACTGGCCCCGGGCGCTCGTCGTCTGGGAGCCGCGTTCCAGAAGATCAACTTCCTCCGCGACCTCGCCCAGGACGATCACGACCTCGGCCGCCGCTATCTGATCGGACTGGAAGCCGACCATCCCTCGCGCGACGCCTGGACCCGCTGGCTCGACGACATCGATGGCGACCTCACCGCTGCGGCACGGGCGATACCGCTTCTCCCCGGTGGGACCCGAGTCGCGGTCTGTACCGTTCACGATCTGTTCGCCGAACTCGCACGGCGTCTGCGCGCCACCCCACCCGAGGTGGCCTGCCGCACCCGTGTCCGTGTGTCGACACCGGCCAAGGCGCGCATCGCCGCGGCCGCCACCATGCGCCGTGGCGTCCCCTCGACGGCCGGACCGGCGGCGTGA
- a CDS encoding MFS transporter, whose product MMLTTSADAPDTRQGVRHNVPALASLAVAGFLAVTTEMLPVGLLPAIGDAFGVDDSVTGLLVTVFAVMVAVFAVPLTIATRRFDRKRLIIATVVGYLISNLLIATAPSFAVVAAGRVVGGLAHALFFSVCIGYVPRLVEKRQVGRGLAVVAGGTTAGFVLGVPLSTALGSVIGWRNAFVALAVVALVALVLITRLLPAVNGAAPGRRIEKPGARADLGVVVTSNTLTFIGQYTLYTYISVVLLDAGAQESWIGPLLLLCGLCGLIGLAGVGRTIDRRPRTTVLTVLVLLAATILAVGLSHRWFMVLVVAVALWNGLFGGVPSMYQSAAVRALTDAPEVAGAWINATSNIGIALGALIGGSLLGSDSATVHLACVGAAFVIAGLVVAVMGRRAFPE is encoded by the coding sequence ATGATGCTCACGACCAGCGCCGATGCGCCGGACACCCGTCAGGGAGTCCGGCACAACGTGCCCGCCCTGGCATCCCTCGCGGTTGCCGGATTCCTCGCGGTCACCACGGAGATGTTGCCGGTCGGTCTGCTTCCCGCGATCGGCGATGCATTCGGAGTGGACGATTCGGTCACCGGTCTGCTGGTGACCGTCTTCGCGGTGATGGTCGCCGTCTTCGCTGTGCCGCTGACCATCGCCACCAGGCGATTCGACCGCAAGCGGCTGATCATCGCGACCGTGGTCGGGTATCTGATCAGCAACCTGTTGATCGCGACTGCGCCGAGTTTCGCCGTCGTGGCCGCGGGACGGGTGGTCGGCGGACTGGCGCATGCCCTGTTCTTCTCGGTGTGCATCGGCTACGTCCCGCGGCTCGTCGAGAAGCGCCAGGTCGGACGGGGCCTCGCTGTCGTCGCCGGCGGAACCACGGCGGGCTTCGTTCTGGGTGTGCCGCTGTCGACGGCCCTGGGCTCGGTGATCGGCTGGCGCAACGCATTCGTCGCGCTCGCCGTGGTCGCGCTCGTCGCATTGGTCCTGATCACGCGTCTTCTTCCGGCCGTGAACGGCGCCGCGCCCGGCCGCAGGATCGAGAAGCCAGGCGCGCGGGCAGACCTCGGTGTGGTTGTCACGTCGAACACGCTGACCTTCATCGGTCAGTACACGCTCTACACCTACATCAGTGTCGTCCTGCTCGATGCCGGTGCGCAGGAGTCGTGGATCGGACCACTCCTGCTGCTGTGCGGTCTCTGCGGTCTGATCGGACTCGCGGGCGTGGGCCGCACGATCGATCGTCGCCCACGGACCACGGTGCTCACCGTGCTGGTGCTGCTGGCGGCGACCATCCTCGCAGTGGGGTTGTCGCACCGGTGGTTCATGGTGCTGGTGGTCGCAGTGGCCCTGTGGAACGGACTCTTCGGTGGAGTGCCGTCGATGTACCAGTCCGCCGCGGTCCGTGCGCTCACGGATGCGCCCGAGGTCGCCGGCGCCTGGATAAACGCGACGTCCAACATCGGCATCGCGCTGGGCGCGTTGATCGGCGGATCGTTGCTGGGGTCGGATTCGGCCACGGTCCATCTGGCGTGTGTGGGCGCGGCGTTCGTCATCGCCGGGTTGGTGGTCGCAGTGATGGGACGTCGCGCGTTTCCTGAGTGA
- the idi gene encoding isopentenyl-diphosphate Delta-isomerase produces the protein MTDDLVVLIDADGRPDGTAPRGTVHGPHTPLHLAFSCHLIDSGGRILMTRRALSKTTWPGVWTNSFCGHPRPGEDIEDAVRRYAPRELGLDITDVVPALPEFRYRAVDAGGVVENEICPVFRAHPVGTPQPNPAEVMDMVWAPIDDVWESAQRTPWVFSPWFVDQVHALGPRPYLEEES, from the coding sequence ATGACCGACGACCTCGTCGTGCTCATCGACGCCGACGGGCGACCGGACGGCACGGCACCGCGAGGCACCGTCCACGGCCCGCACACCCCTCTTCACCTGGCGTTCTCCTGCCATCTCATCGACTCCGGCGGCCGTATTCTGATGACCCGCCGGGCATTGTCGAAGACCACGTGGCCCGGTGTCTGGACCAACTCGTTCTGTGGCCATCCGCGTCCCGGCGAGGACATCGAGGACGCGGTCCGACGCTACGCACCGCGCGAATTGGGCCTCGACATCACCGACGTCGTCCCGGCACTCCCCGAGTTCCGCTACCGGGCGGTCGACGCCGGCGGGGTGGTGGAGAACGAGATCTGCCCGGTCTTCCGGGCGCACCCGGTCGGGACCCCCCAACCGAACCCGGCCGAGGTGATGGACATGGTGTGGGCGCCGATCGACGACGTCTGGGAATCCGCGCAACGCACTCCATGGGTGTTCAGCCCGTGGTTCGTCGACCAGGTGCATGCTCTCGGCCCGAGGCCGTACCTCGAGGAGGAATCGTGA
- a CDS encoding acyl-CoA dehydrogenase family protein, translating to MSAGTEVDRELTDLLAAVFAAHRERTRTAASTDRDPGAWDEDLWQQLSDLGLARLTGDEESGGSGADWFAAAALLRAAAAHGVRTPIVEHDLLACWLLTEAGLPVDDARRSACVVDPHGTARDVGWAAGAERVVVAWPSGDTYRVADVDVSDLDITAGANVAGEPRDAVVARLDSLAGTEVGTTVIERFRLRGAVARAVQTCAALERTLDLTGRHAVEREQFGRPLARFQAVTNLVADIAAETSLARATTESALTAAVRSDWSAPNLKFLVAVARSCTGRATSTVVRHAHQVHGAIGTTHEHPLHEVTLPALAWRSEFGSVHEWEQIVADAARDAGADGLWPLIAG from the coding sequence ATGAGCGCCGGCACCGAGGTCGACCGCGAACTCACAGACCTGCTGGCTGCGGTCTTCGCCGCGCACCGGGAACGCACGCGCACCGCCGCCTCCACGGACCGCGATCCCGGCGCCTGGGATGAGGATCTGTGGCAACAACTCTCCGACCTCGGGCTCGCCCGTCTCACCGGCGACGAGGAGAGCGGCGGTAGTGGCGCCGATTGGTTCGCAGCGGCAGCACTGCTGCGCGCCGCGGCCGCGCACGGGGTTCGCACACCGATCGTGGAGCATGACCTGCTGGCATGTTGGTTGCTGACCGAGGCAGGTCTCCCCGTCGACGATGCGCGTCGGTCGGCATGTGTCGTCGACCCGCACGGAACGGCACGAGATGTCGGCTGGGCCGCGGGCGCGGAGCGAGTCGTCGTCGCCTGGCCGTCCGGAGACACCTACCGGGTCGCGGACGTCGACGTCTCGGATCTGGACATCACCGCAGGCGCCAACGTGGCCGGTGAGCCCCGGGATGCTGTTGTCGCGCGGCTTGATTCGCTCGCCGGCACCGAGGTCGGTACAACAGTCATCGAACGATTCCGGTTGCGCGGCGCGGTGGCACGCGCCGTCCAGACCTGCGCCGCGCTCGAACGCACCCTCGACCTCACCGGCAGGCACGCCGTGGAGCGTGAGCAGTTCGGTCGGCCGCTCGCCCGATTCCAGGCCGTCACGAACCTCGTCGCCGACATCGCCGCCGAGACCTCACTGGCCCGAGCCACGACGGAGTCCGCTCTCACCGCAGCCGTGCGATCGGATTGGTCCGCACCCAATCTGAAGTTTCTCGTCGCCGTGGCGCGCTCGTGCACCGGACGCGCGACGTCCACGGTGGTCCGCCACGCCCATCAGGTCCACGGCGCCATCGGGACGACGCACGAGCACCCACTGCACGAGGTCACGCTGCCCGCACTCGCGTGGCGCTCGGAGTTCGGGTCGGTCCACGAATGGGAACAGATCGTCGCCGATGCCGCCCGCGACGCCGGCGCCGACGGACTGTGGCCGCTCATCGCCGGATGA
- a CDS encoding carotenoid biosynthesis protein: MIPTTFRRRLPSATAGRAISARRRLSPVAWILFAAGVAAQIAFPYTDGGTLVLTMVSVGCLAAAVVADAATTHGWKAALSVLFVAGGGGLLAESVGVHTGFPFGSYAYTGELGVEILDVPIVIPFAWVMMSWPALAVARRLVGPGHRWATAFVGACALTSWDVFLDPQMVDQGYWTWQYPRPALPGVEGIPLTNFAGWIVVSFLLIAALDRLIGSTPDLHSPDDALPVALYLWTYFSSMLAHAVFFGRPPVALVGGVLMGMVAIPLLVSVLRGRSVGGRRATS, encoded by the coding sequence ATGATCCCCACGACCTTTCGTCGGCGACTGCCGTCTGCCACGGCCGGCCGTGCCATCTCCGCGAGGAGGCGGTTGTCGCCGGTCGCGTGGATCCTGTTCGCGGCGGGCGTGGCGGCGCAGATCGCCTTCCCGTACACCGACGGCGGCACGCTCGTCCTCACGATGGTCAGCGTGGGGTGTCTCGCTGCCGCGGTGGTGGCGGACGCGGCGACCACCCACGGATGGAAGGCCGCGCTGAGCGTGCTGTTCGTCGCCGGTGGAGGTGGGCTGCTCGCCGAATCGGTCGGAGTCCACACCGGATTCCCCTTCGGCAGTTATGCCTACACCGGTGAGCTGGGTGTCGAGATCCTCGACGTCCCGATCGTGATCCCGTTCGCCTGGGTGATGATGTCGTGGCCCGCGCTCGCCGTGGCCCGGCGCCTGGTGGGACCGGGCCACCGCTGGGCCACAGCGTTCGTCGGCGCCTGCGCGCTCACCTCGTGGGACGTCTTCCTCGATCCGCAGATGGTCGATCAGGGGTACTGGACATGGCAGTACCCGCGCCCCGCTCTGCCCGGGGTGGAGGGCATTCCGCTGACCAACTTCGCCGGCTGGATCGTCGTCTCGTTTCTCCTGATCGCCGCGCTCGATCGCCTCATCGGGTCCACTCCGGACCTGCACTCGCCCGACGACGCGTTGCCCGTGGCCCTCTATCTGTGGACCTATTTCTCTTCGATGCTCGCGCACGCGGTGTTCTTCGGTCGACCACCCGTCGCGCTCGTGGGCGGTGTGCTGATGGGGATGGTCGCCATCCCGCTTCTCGTGTCGGTGCTGCGTGGACGTTCGGTGGGGGGTCGTCGTGCGACGTCGTGA
- a CDS encoding glycosyltransferase has product MRRREIWETAVRVGSVVAVSALMQTLHNACVIRRPAAGALPDTEALTVLIPMRDEVVNVADCMDAVLGALGEWPGPASVVVLDDDSTDGTAEALADIATRDNRVRVVTGAPVPAGWLGKPWACHQLSSHVGHEGVMVFVDADVRVEPVAFVASVALLRETGLQLVSPYPRQEAHGPVERLVQPLLQWSWMSTLPLRLAERSARPSLSAANGQLLVADVAAYRRAGGHSSVRAEILEDIALLREVKRSGGRGVVVEGSEVASCTMYDGWRQVREGYRKSLWSAFGSLPGTIAVVALLNIAYVVPAVAMLGGSRVGFIGYLAGVASRVTVARTTAGRIWPDVLAHPWSILAFTALTADSVVAQRRGSLTWRGRSVAVGR; this is encoded by the coding sequence GTGCGACGTCGTGAGATCTGGGAGACGGCAGTACGTGTGGGTAGCGTTGTCGCGGTTTCGGCGTTGATGCAGACCCTGCACAATGCTTGCGTGATCCGGCGCCCGGCCGCGGGTGCATTGCCCGACACGGAAGCGCTGACAGTGCTCATCCCGATGCGAGACGAAGTCGTCAACGTGGCCGACTGCATGGACGCGGTGCTCGGCGCGCTGGGCGAATGGCCAGGTCCGGCGAGCGTGGTCGTCCTCGACGACGACTCGACCGACGGCACCGCGGAAGCGCTGGCCGACATCGCCACTCGCGACAACCGGGTGCGGGTGGTGACCGGCGCACCGGTTCCCGCCGGATGGCTGGGCAAACCGTGGGCATGTCACCAGTTGTCGAGCCATGTCGGCCACGAAGGGGTGATGGTCTTCGTCGACGCCGACGTGCGAGTCGAACCGGTTGCGTTCGTCGCGTCGGTTGCACTGTTGCGGGAAACGGGCCTCCAACTCGTCAGCCCGTACCCTCGGCAGGAAGCGCACGGGCCCGTCGAGCGCCTCGTCCAACCGTTGCTCCAGTGGTCGTGGATGAGCACCTTGCCGCTCCGTCTGGCGGAGCGCTCTGCGCGGCCGTCACTGTCTGCGGCAAACGGCCAACTGCTGGTGGCCGACGTCGCCGCTTACCGTCGTGCAGGCGGCCATTCATCCGTACGCGCGGAGATCCTGGAGGACATTGCGCTGCTCCGTGAGGTGAAGCGTTCCGGCGGAAGAGGAGTCGTCGTCGAGGGCAGTGAGGTGGCGTCGTGCACGATGTACGACGGATGGCGACAGGTGCGCGAGGGCTATCGCAAATCGCTGTGGTCGGCCTTCGGATCGTTGCCGGGCACGATCGCGGTGGTCGCCCTGCTGAATATCGCCTACGTCGTGCCGGCCGTCGCGATGCTCGGCGGGTCACGGGTCGGGTTCATCGGGTACCTGGCCGGGGTGGCATCGCGCGTGACAGTGGCGCGTACCACCGCTGGCCGGATCTGGCCGGATGTTCTCGCTCACCCGTGGTCGATCCTGGCCTTTACCGCGCTGACCGCCGATTCCGTTGTGGCGCAGCGTAGGGGATCGCTGACCTGGCGAGGGCGCAGCGTGGCGGTGGGTCGATGA
- a CDS encoding polyprenyl synthetase family protein → MRAHVAERAHRLAEIDRDLVPVTELLADMASRGKRLRAAFCLAGARGAAGGTLPAGAADVAAALELFHLAALVHDDVMDHSDQRRGLPTVHRRCAAEHRRAGLSGDADAYGEAAAILVGDFCLSWADDLVDHGFVGHDLRTRMSGRAVWSQMRDETIGGQFLDVLGQAQLNTSPHRARVVLRFKSARYTVGHPLRLGGVLGGAGEELMDAYERIGLTAGEAFQLRDDVLGVFGDPGLTGKPVIDDIREGKRTLLVVIAAERANHVQRQHLDRHLGDPDLTEQGLSTVREILVDTGAVDLVEERIEQLTLESLRIVDESTSDAVTRIALRDLIERCAWRRS, encoded by the coding sequence GTGCGCGCCCACGTCGCCGAACGTGCTCACCGACTCGCGGAGATCGATCGCGATCTCGTCCCGGTGACCGAGCTACTGGCCGACATGGCCTCGCGCGGCAAGCGACTTCGCGCCGCATTCTGCCTGGCCGGCGCCCGTGGAGCAGCAGGGGGAACGCTGCCGGCAGGTGCGGCCGACGTGGCCGCCGCGCTCGAACTGTTCCACCTCGCCGCGTTGGTGCATGACGACGTGATGGATCACAGCGACCAGCGGCGCGGGCTGCCGACCGTCCACCGTCGCTGTGCCGCCGAGCACCGCCGCGCCGGGCTGTCCGGTGACGCCGATGCGTACGGGGAGGCCGCGGCGATCCTCGTCGGCGACTTCTGTCTGTCCTGGGCGGACGACCTCGTCGATCATGGCTTCGTCGGCCACGACCTGCGGACGCGCATGTCGGGACGCGCGGTGTGGTCGCAGATGCGGGACGAGACCATCGGCGGCCAGTTCCTCGACGTCCTGGGACAGGCGCAGTTGAACACCTCACCACATCGGGCGCGCGTCGTCCTGCGTTTCAAGAGTGCGCGGTACACCGTGGGACATCCACTACGGCTCGGTGGCGTCCTCGGTGGTGCGGGTGAAGAACTGATGGACGCGTACGAGCGGATCGGGCTGACCGCGGGCGAGGCGTTCCAGTTGCGCGACGACGTGCTCGGTGTGTTCGGCGATCCCGGGCTGACCGGTAAGCCCGTCATCGACGACATCCGCGAGGGGAAGCGGACACTCCTCGTCGTGATCGCCGCAGAGCGCGCGAATCATGTTCAGCGGCAGCATCTTGACCGTCATCTCGGCGATCCGGACCTGACGGAGCAAGGCCTGTCCACGGTGCGCGAGATCCTCGTCGACACCGGAGCGGTGGACCTCGTCGAAGAGCGGATCGAACAGCTCACGCTGGAATCCCTTCGCATCGTGGACGAATCGACCTCGGACGCGGTGACGCGCATCGCGCTCAGGGATCTCATCGAGCGCTGCGCGTGGCGGCGCTCATGA
- the crtI gene encoding phytoene desaturase family protein: MSGRRIVIIGGGVAGLATAALLAEDGHEVTLVEKNDEVGGRAGSWEKEGFRFDTGPSWWLMPEVFDHFFRLLGTSTEEQIDLVRLDPGYRVFFEGIADSIDITGDEDRNRSLFESIEPGAGAALTDYLASAREVYDLAVQRFLYTNFDTTGAYTGLPVLRHAATLIRLLTTTLDAHVRQRFSDRRLRQILGYPAVFLGSSPDRTPAMYHLMSWLDLADGVRYPDGGFVRLPEALSALAAERGVKVHTGCAATAIITTPRTRRFPRGPRAAVAGVRVRDADGTEQELPADIVVGAADLHHVETRLLSRELQTFPERRWERAVSGPGAVLVFLGVRGATPQLSHHSLFFTADWTRNFDAIFETPTRIPDPASLYVCRPSATDSTVAPDGHENLFLLVPVPPDPGLGAGGVDREGDHLIEETADRAIDLVAQWAGIPDLAERIVVRRTMGPADFVADLNSWSGGALGPAHTLGQSAFFRASNRSRKVDGLLYAGSSTTPGIGLPMCLISAELVRKRIRRDTSVGPSAYPS; this comes from the coding sequence ATGTCGGGACGACGCATCGTGATCATCGGCGGCGGTGTGGCCGGTCTGGCCACCGCGGCGCTGCTCGCCGAGGACGGTCACGAAGTGACGCTGGTGGAGAAGAACGACGAGGTGGGCGGGCGCGCGGGCTCGTGGGAGAAGGAGGGGTTCCGGTTCGACACCGGACCGTCCTGGTGGCTGATGCCGGAGGTCTTCGACCACTTCTTCCGGCTGCTCGGTACGAGCACCGAGGAACAGATCGACCTCGTCCGCCTCGACCCCGGCTATCGGGTCTTCTTCGAGGGTATCGCCGACAGCATCGACATCACCGGCGACGAGGACCGCAACCGCTCGCTTTTCGAGTCGATCGAACCAGGCGCAGGCGCCGCCCTGACGGACTATCTTGCGTCGGCGCGCGAAGTGTACGACCTTGCCGTGCAACGATTCCTCTACACGAACTTCGACACCACGGGCGCCTACACCGGACTCCCGGTACTGCGGCATGCGGCCACCTTGATCCGCCTGCTGACCACCACCCTCGACGCCCATGTGCGACAACGGTTCTCCGACCGCAGGCTCCGGCAGATCCTCGGGTACCCGGCGGTGTTCCTCGGATCGTCGCCGGACCGGACACCCGCGATGTATCACCTGATGAGTTGGCTCGACCTCGCCGATGGGGTCCGCTATCCCGACGGCGGGTTCGTCCGGCTGCCGGAAGCATTGTCGGCGTTGGCCGCCGAGCGGGGCGTCAAGGTGCACACCGGTTGTGCCGCCACCGCGATCATCACCACGCCACGGACCCGCCGATTCCCGCGCGGACCGCGCGCAGCTGTGGCCGGGGTTCGCGTCCGTGATGCCGACGGGACCGAGCAGGAACTGCCTGCCGACATCGTCGTGGGCGCCGCCGATCTGCATCACGTGGAGACCCGGCTCCTCTCGCGCGAGCTGCAGACCTTTCCCGAGCGACGGTGGGAGCGCGCAGTGTCCGGCCCGGGAGCGGTGCTCGTGTTCCTCGGGGTCCGCGGTGCGACACCGCAGCTGAGTCATCACTCGCTCTTCTTCACCGCCGACTGGACGAGAAACTTCGACGCCATCTTCGAAACACCCACCCGGATACCCGATCCCGCGTCACTGTACGTCTGTCGGCCGTCGGCGACGGACTCGACGGTGGCACCCGACGGTCACGAGAATCTCTTTCTCCTGGTACCGGTTCCGCCGGACCCGGGGTTGGGAGCAGGCGGTGTCGACCGGGAGGGCGACCACCTGATCGAGGAGACTGCCGACCGGGCCATCGATCTGGTCGCGCAGTGGGCCGGCATACCCGACCTCGCCGAGCGGATCGTGGTACGGCGGACCATGGGGCCGGCGGACTTCGTCGCAGATCTGAACTCCTGGTCCGGTGGTGCCCTCGGGCCCGCCCACACGCTCGGACAGAGCGCGTTCTTCCGCGCATCGAATCGTTCACGCAAGGTCGACGGCCTGCTCTACGCCGGATCGAGTACCACCCCCGGCATCGGCCTACCGATGTGCCTCATCAGCGCCGAGTTGGTACGCAAGAGGATTCGCAGGGACACGTCGGTGGGACCGTCGGCGTACCCTTCGTGA
- the crtI gene encoding phytoene desaturase family protein: MSDIIVVGAGVGGLAAALRLQAHGHRVTVLEQSGEIGGKLGVIDGDGFRFDTGPSLVTMPHVLADLFASAGVALADALPLTRLDVAARYRFPDGTRLDLPGELTAIPGALDAALGVGAGAQWAAFLGRAEQIWDLTHEAFLESPLGVRSLLRRSRPADVATIAPWRSLRGLGRTYLSDPRLRMLLDRYATYTGSDPRRAPAALASVPWAEQAWGSWYVPGGLGRIAGAIGDRLTDLGGEVHLDAEVAELTVDRDGHIGGVRMADGGVRKADLVVANADAAEVYGRLLKTRTARRVSARIRRATPSLSGFVILLGLDDPPPDHAHHHILFAEDYDAEFDGVFGRRAFGRHGAPRPVDRPTVYISAPDDPEIVPEPGTASWFVLVNAARHDPRNGVDWDAPGLAASYADRVLSVMADRGLDIRDRIRHRSILTPADLERRTMTPGGSIYGSSSNGPRSAFLRPANASPVPGLYLVGGSAHPGGGLPLVMMSAAIVADIIGRA; encoded by the coding sequence ATGAGCGACATCATCGTGGTCGGGGCGGGCGTGGGAGGACTGGCGGCCGCGCTGCGGCTGCAAGCCCACGGACACCGCGTGACGGTGCTGGAGCAATCGGGCGAGATCGGCGGCAAGCTCGGGGTGATCGACGGCGACGGCTTCCGGTTCGATACCGGTCCGTCCCTGGTCACCATGCCACATGTGCTCGCCGACCTGTTCGCTTCCGCCGGGGTCGCGCTCGCTGATGCGCTCCCGCTGACGAGGCTCGACGTGGCCGCCCGGTACCGATTTCCCGATGGCACCCGACTCGACCTCCCGGGTGAGCTGACCGCGATCCCGGGTGCGCTCGACGCCGCACTCGGCGTCGGCGCCGGTGCGCAGTGGGCGGCGTTCCTCGGTCGCGCAGAACAGATCTGGGACCTCACCCACGAGGCGTTTCTCGAATCGCCGCTCGGCGTGCGGTCCCTGCTGAGACGGTCCCGGCCCGCCGATGTCGCGACCATCGCACCGTGGCGATCCCTACGGGGGCTGGGTCGGACGTATCTGAGCGATCCTCGACTGCGCATGCTGTTGGACCGCTATGCGACATACACCGGATCGGATCCGCGGCGGGCTCCCGCTGCGCTGGCTTCGGTGCCCTGGGCCGAGCAGGCGTGGGGATCCTGGTATGTGCCGGGCGGTCTCGGTCGCATCGCCGGCGCAATCGGTGATCGTCTCACGGACTTGGGTGGAGAGGTTCATCTCGACGCCGAGGTCGCCGAGCTCACCGTGGACCGTGACGGTCACATCGGCGGCGTGCGGATGGCCGACGGCGGCGTGCGGAAGGCCGACCTCGTGGTCGCCAACGCCGACGCGGCCGAGGTCTACGGACGGCTGCTGAAAACGCGGACGGCACGGCGTGTGTCGGCACGTATCCGGCGAGCGACGCCGTCTCTGTCCGGGTTTGTCATCCTTCTCGGACTCGACGACCCGCCACCCGATCACGCGCATCATCACATCCTGTTCGCCGAGGACTACGACGCCGAGTTCGACGGCGTGTTCGGACGGCGAGCGTTCGGTAGGCATGGCGCCCCGCGACCGGTTGATCGTCCGACGGTCTACATCTCGGCGCCCGACGACCCCGAGATCGTGCCGGAGCCGGGCACGGCATCGTGGTTCGTGCTCGTCAACGCTGCGCGACACGACCCGCGCAACGGTGTCGACTGGGATGCCCCGGGACTCGCCGCATCGTATGCCGATCGAGTGCTCTCGGTGATGGCCGACCGCGGACTCGACATCCGCGACCGCATTCGGCATCGCTCGATCCTGACCCCGGCCGATCTGGAACGTCGCACGATGACGCCGGGCGGTTCCATCTACGGTTCGTCGTCCAACGGACCGCGTTCGGCCTTTCTCCGCCCGGCCAACGCATCTCCGGTTCCCGGCCTGTACCTCGTCGGTGGATCGGCGCATCCCGGTGGCGGCCTGCCGTTGGTCATGATGTCGGCGGCGATCGTCGCCGACATCATCGGGCGGGCCTGA
- a CDS encoding monooxygenase, translating to MRIWGVEHVLSALPRVARSRSALRQLPGLGFGKIMGTGSARTFTPRDADLHHWALLTVWHNPSAAGSASDGVIRAWDSACSERLHVTMRPLTSRGRWARREPFGRPSEFDDRDWTGPVAAITRARLRPTRAMSFWRAVPPVVEELDHSPGLRMALGIGEAPVGLQGTFSVWESSEDLTGFAYRSPRHLAAVRRTDPARWYAEELFARLAVTDISGTYQGQTP from the coding sequence ATGCGGATCTGGGGTGTGGAGCACGTGCTGTCCGCGTTGCCTCGGGTGGCGCGCAGCCGATCAGCGCTGCGACAACTGCCGGGGCTCGGGTTCGGGAAGATCATGGGGACGGGATCGGCACGCACCTTCACTCCGCGTGACGCCGATCTGCACCACTGGGCGTTGTTGACGGTGTGGCACAACCCATCCGCTGCAGGGTCGGCGTCGGACGGGGTGATCCGAGCATGGGACTCGGCGTGTTCCGAACGGTTGCACGTGACGATGCGCCCGCTCACCTCCCGTGGCCGATGGGCACGCCGTGAACCATTCGGCAGGCCGTCGGAGTTCGACGATCGAGACTGGACAGGTCCGGTGGCCGCCATCACCAGGGCGCGCCTGCGGCCGACGCGGGCGATGTCGTTCTGGCGAGCGGTCCCGCCCGTCGTCGAGGAACTCGATCACTCGCCGGGTCTCCGGATGGCGCTCGGGATCGGCGAGGCGCCGGTCGGGTTGCAGGGCACATTCTCGGTATGGGAATCGAGTGAGGACCTCACGGGATTCGCCTACCGCTCACCCCGGCATCTGGCCGCCGTGCGACGCACCGATCCCGCTCGCTGGTATGCGGAGGAACTGTTCGCCCGACTCGCGGTGACCGACATCAGCGGAACCTATCAAGGTCAGACACCATGA